In Nostoc sp. UHCC 0926, a single genomic region encodes these proteins:
- a CDS encoding adenylate kinase family protein: protein MRLVIVGGSGSGKSTQGQRLCRYFDIPLISTGEILREAISGDQPLPEFRWSQADPRTSFSVYASLSELGYHARPYMEKGELVPDEMIIELIQIRLRQPDIDCAWVLEGYPRTVFQAEELDFLLDNSGQKLDWAIYLQVSEAVMVSRSLGRSLPDDQPEIVQRRVELFYDRTIPILEYYDRRRRLLTINGDQSPDMVQQNILTLLSVP from the coding sequence GTGAGATTGGTGATTGTGGGAGGTTCAGGATCGGGGAAAAGCACTCAAGGACAAAGGCTTTGCAGATACTTTGATATTCCTCTGATTTCTACAGGAGAGATTTTACGGGAAGCAATATCTGGCGATCAGCCCCTCCCGGAATTTCGATGGTCACAAGCCGATCCCCGGACTTCTTTTTCGGTTTACGCTAGCTTGAGTGAACTAGGTTACCACGCTAGGCCCTACATGGAGAAAGGGGAGTTAGTTCCAGACGAAATGATTATTGAATTGATCCAAATTCGCCTCAGACAACCAGATATTGACTGTGCTTGGGTGTTAGAAGGCTATCCCCGTACTGTCTTCCAAGCTGAAGAATTAGATTTTTTATTGGATAATTCAGGACAAAAGCTAGATTGGGCAATTTATCTCCAAGTCTCAGAAGCAGTCATGGTTAGCCGATCCTTGGGGCGATCGCTACCAGATGACCAACCGGAAATCGTGCAACGCCGTGTAGAATTATTCTACGATCGCACCATTCCCATCCTAGAATATTACGACCGTCGTCGCCGCCTATTGACCATCAACGGCGACCAGTCACCAGATATGGTGCAGCAAAATATTTTGACTCTGCTTTCAGTTCCTTAG
- a CDS encoding P-loop NTPase family protein, with protein MVTQLETPSINSTLPLPYPVEGLVQVFTSSHRNFFTSVMAQSLRIAGQGTPVLIVQFLKGGIRQGHDRPIQLGQNLDWIRCDLPRCIDTPHLEDTENQALQKLWQYTQQVVCQSKYSLVVLDELSLAINFGLIPETEVLAFLAKRPPQVDIILTGPEMPKSLLDVADQITEIRRSYRP; from the coding sequence ATGGTTACCCAGCTAGAAACTCCAAGTATCAATTCAACCCTTCCCTTACCATATCCAGTTGAAGGACTAGTGCAAGTTTTCACTAGTTCCCATCGCAATTTTTTTACGAGCGTTATGGCTCAATCACTGAGAATAGCTGGACAAGGAACGCCAGTATTAATAGTGCAGTTCCTCAAAGGAGGTATTCGTCAAGGACATGATCGACCCATACAATTAGGGCAAAATTTAGATTGGATTCGCTGTGATTTACCTCGTTGTATCGATACACCGCATTTAGAAGATACGGAAAACCAAGCCTTACAAAAGCTGTGGCAGTATACACAGCAGGTAGTGTGTCAGAGTAAGTATTCTCTCGTTGTCTTAGATGAGTTAAGTTTAGCGATTAACTTTGGTTTAATTCCTGAAACCGAAGTTTTAGCGTTTCTGGCAAAACGCCCTCCCCAGGTCGATATCATTCTCACAGGGCCAGAGATGCCAAAATCTCTCTTGGATGTAGCAGATCAAATTACAGAGATCCGCCGGAGTTATCGACCTTAA
- a CDS encoding XRE family transcriptional regulator — protein sequence MNTTKTCIYISGALTGLDNLDRVKAFYTAIGSLCNEIGFQSYVPHLNTDPINHPNISPRQVFDTDKHQVSKSNLVIAYIGYASLGVGMELAYADTNAIPIILLYEKGKVISRFPRGIPTVFSEIEFKDYKDALIQLESVLKQWGKQHK from the coding sequence ATGAATACTACAAAAACATGTATATATATTTCTGGTGCGTTGACAGGTCTTGATAACTTAGATAGAGTCAAGGCTTTTTATACAGCTATCGGCTCACTTTGCAATGAAATAGGATTTCAGAGTTATGTTCCCCATCTAAACACTGACCCTATTAATCATCCTAATATTAGCCCCCGTCAAGTTTTTGATACTGATAAGCACCAAGTTAGCAAATCTAACTTAGTTATTGCCTACATTGGTTATGCTTCGCTGGGTGTTGGGATGGAATTAGCATATGCAGATACAAATGCTATTCCAATTATTTTACTCTATGAAAAAGGTAAAGTAATATCGAGATTTCCTCGTGGTATACCTACTGTATTTTCTGAAATCGAGTTCAAAGACTATAAAGATGCTTTGATTCAACTTGAGAGTGTTTTGAAACAGTGGGGAAAACAGCACAAATAA
- a CDS encoding dCTP deaminase domain-containing protein — protein MLSDTDIKQQIEDRKNNPTEGIYIDPFEEKYLTPVGYDFRVGLKGFSWKNKREIDIEKEREIEIEPNDTVVIETLESVSLSKEVGATIHAMVSKAVLYGLSHISTTIDPGWTGKLLISVSNYRDSSVVLRFRDSFCTVCFHKMESESKVPLGRPADRDDIWGSLLEISRQEKKKREKENVSRNILIISFITSVLFLGVFVSLKNPELGSALAAFIALISPVVYDRLKSK, from the coding sequence ATGTTGAGTGATACAGATATTAAACAACAAATAGAAGACAGAAAAAATAATCCAACAGAGGGAATATATATAGATCCCTTTGAAGAAAAGTACTTGACTCCTGTTGGTTATGATTTTAGAGTAGGGCTAAAAGGATTCTCCTGGAAAAATAAGCGTGAAATTGATATAGAGAAAGAGAGAGAGATTGAGATTGAACCCAACGATACGGTAGTTATTGAAACCTTAGAATCAGTCAGTTTGTCTAAAGAAGTCGGCGCTACCATACATGCAATGGTTTCAAAAGCTGTTCTTTATGGTTTGTCTCATATTTCTACGACAATAGATCCAGGATGGACAGGCAAACTGTTAATTTCAGTAAGTAACTACCGAGATAGCTCTGTAGTACTTCGTTTTAGAGATTCTTTCTGTACAGTTTGCTTTCACAAAATGGAATCTGAATCAAAAGTACCTCTTGGAAGACCTGCCGATAGGGATGATATATGGGGAAGCCTACTAGAGATATCTAGGCAAGAGAAAAAGAAGAGAGAAAAAGAAAACGTTAGCCGAAATATATTAATAATTTCTTTTATTACAAGTGTCTTATTTTTAGGAGTTTTCGTATCATTAAAAAACCCCGAGTTGGGATCTGCACTAGCAGCTTTTATAGCTTTGATAAGTCCTGTTGTGTATGATAGACTAAAATCAAAATAA
- a CDS encoding deoxycytidylate deaminase, with amino-acid sequence MVCDEQRPTWDEYFLMLAKLAATRSTCLAVRVGAVIVKNKQVVATGYNGSPSGSAHCTAQGYCYPGLSSCDASKSLPSRAIHAEANAIAQAAKHGISTDGASIYVTLEPCLSCLKLIISAGIKEIFYETSFNSAEKALVRDSFVNEGLVTLKQVKLSEATAKRAALFLLSSTSVVSFDIVQNP; translated from the coding sequence ATGGTTTGTGATGAGCAAAGGCCAACATGGGATGAATACTTTCTGATGTTGGCTAAACTTGCAGCGACTCGCTCAACGTGCCTGGCTGTTCGAGTAGGTGCTGTGATTGTGAAAAATAAGCAGGTGGTGGCAACAGGTTACAATGGCTCACCATCAGGTTCCGCCCATTGTACGGCTCAGGGATACTGTTATCCAGGGTTAAGTAGCTGTGATGCTAGCAAAAGTTTACCCTCAAGGGCTATACATGCGGAAGCAAATGCGATCGCACAGGCCGCAAAGCACGGTATCTCTACAGATGGTGCAAGTATTTACGTCACTCTAGAACCTTGTCTGTCTTGCTTGAAGTTAATTATCTCCGCAGGCATTAAGGAAATTTTTTATGAAACTTCTTTCAATAGCGCAGAGAAAGCTTTGGTGAGAGATTCCTTTGTGAATGAAGGTCTAGTTACCCTCAAGCAAGTTAAGCTTTCTGAAGCCACAGCAAAAAGAGCAGCCTTGTTCCTGCTATCTTCTACGTCTGTTGTCAGTTTTGACATTGTACAAAATCCATAA
- a CDS encoding thymidylate synthase, which produces MTGTGQVTQFHYQAQHKPNQLIYGHGQTAVITGWTVKQAIAKHLQPEEYAVIGQLYSPTRGINLLIRNLLLNPHVHYLVVLNATREDNNAGACQCLLDFFSLGFEEGVCDTGLRCWVIRSPIPGYIDLEVKASALEKLRHSVDCKEVKSINKTVSLVKSYAQLEALSPWGTPIEFPMSIVEPSVLPGPRYGHRIEGKTIAETWVKIIHRIKTTGTIRPTGYDGQWQELIDLIAIVTHEPPKFYFPEPNYLPVDYPFIEEYISQILDDAPYREGLKYTYGQRLRSWFKHDQIDQVIQKLIGEIDAASAVMNLWDVKDHEKGGSPCLNHIWLRVVDNELSLTATFRSNDMFAAWPANAMGLRALQRHIRDKIAKGSEYDLKMGPLITISQSAHIYDDTWSNAEQLIKQQYATICRRIDYHDPAGNFLVEIAEKEIVVTQTTPGSGEVVSCYSGKDALKLLREICAASPSIRADHAGYLGMELHRASECLKTGAKYIQDSK; this is translated from the coding sequence ATGACAGGAACGGGTCAAGTAACCCAATTTCATTACCAAGCACAGCACAAGCCCAACCAGTTAATCTATGGACATGGGCAAACAGCAGTGATTACAGGGTGGACAGTGAAGCAGGCGATCGCTAAACACCTACAACCCGAAGAGTATGCAGTAATTGGGCAACTGTACTCGCCCACAAGAGGGATAAACTTACTAATTCGCAATTTGCTGTTGAATCCCCACGTCCACTATTTAGTTGTCCTCAATGCCACAAGGGAAGATAATAACGCGGGTGCGTGTCAATGCTTGCTGGACTTTTTCTCGTTAGGCTTTGAAGAAGGTGTGTGTGATACTGGGTTGCGTTGCTGGGTAATTCGCTCCCCTATCCCTGGGTATATTGATCTTGAAGTCAAAGCTAGTGCTTTAGAAAAACTGCGGCATTCTGTAGATTGCAAAGAAGTCAAATCAATTAATAAAACCGTTAGTCTAGTTAAATCTTATGCCCAATTGGAAGCACTTTCTCCTTGGGGAACGCCTATAGAATTTCCCATGTCTATCGTTGAACCAAGTGTTTTACCAGGGCCACGCTACGGACATCGAATAGAAGGTAAGACTATAGCCGAAACTTGGGTAAAAATTATTCATCGGATAAAGACAACAGGGACAATTAGACCAACTGGCTATGATGGACAATGGCAAGAATTAATTGATTTAATAGCAATTGTTACTCATGAGCCTCCTAAATTCTACTTTCCTGAGCCTAATTATTTGCCAGTTGACTATCCTTTTATTGAAGAATATATTTCACAGATTTTAGATGATGCACCCTATCGAGAAGGGTTGAAATATACATATGGTCAACGTTTACGTTCCTGGTTTAAGCATGATCAAATTGACCAGGTAATTCAAAAGTTAATTGGAGAAATTGATGCTGCTAGTGCAGTGATGAATTTATGGGATGTAAAAGACCATGAAAAAGGTGGTAGCCCTTGTCTAAATCATATTTGGTTGAGGGTGGTTGATAATGAATTATCATTAACTGCAACTTTTAGAAGTAATGATATGTTTGCTGCATGGCCTGCAAATGCAATGGGATTGAGGGCTTTGCAACGACATATTAGGGATAAAATCGCTAAGGGTTCTGAGTATGACTTGAAAATGGGGCCATTGATTACTATCAGTCAGTCTGCTCATATTTATGATGATACTTGGAGCAATGCCGAACAACTGATTAAACAACAGTATGCCACCATTTGTAGAAGAATAGATTACCACGATCCTGCGGGAAATTTTTTAGTCGAGATTGCAGAAAAGGAGATAGTTGTTACACAAACAACTCCCGGTAGTGGTGAGGTTGTAAGTTGCTATTCCGGTAAAGATGCCTTGAAATTACTTAGAGAAATTTGCGCTGCTTCGCCTTCAATACGTGCAGATCATGCTGGATATTTGGGTATGGAATTACACAGAGCCTCTGAGTGTTTGAAAACAGGGGCTAAATACATTCAGGATAGTAAATAA
- a CDS encoding chlorophyll a/b-binding protein: protein MRTNTAIIDDQGKLNNFAIEPRVYIDEQGDRTGFTPFAELLNGRLAMIGFVSLIALEVLTGHGIVGVLTSL, encoded by the coding sequence ATGCGTACAAACACTGCTATAATTGACGACCAAGGGAAACTGAACAACTTTGCGATCGAGCCAAGAGTTTATATAGATGAGCAAGGCGATCGCACAGGCTTCACTCCTTTTGCAGAACTGCTCAACGGTCGTTTAGCAATGATTGGTTTTGTCTCTCTGATAGCATTAGAAGTATTGACTGGACACGGTATCGTTGGTGTTTTGACAAGCCTGTAA
- a CDS encoding thioredoxin family protein has product MALTASTMLPLGTKAPDFDLPEVVSGKATSLSTFADKKVLLVMFICRHCPFVKHVQKELAQLGKDYFTGDLAIVAISANDAKNYPDDAPESLQAFVTEQGFNFTLCYDESQETAKAYTAACTPDFFVFDDQRQLVYRGQLDDSRPSNGKPVTGADLRAAIEAALAGKPVTSEQKPSVGCNIKWKPGNQPSYFG; this is encoded by the coding sequence ATGGCTTTAACTGCTTCAACTATGTTGCCGCTAGGCACAAAAGCGCCAGATTTTGATCTACCGGAAGTGGTATCTGGAAAGGCAACTTCACTTTCCACCTTTGCAGACAAAAAAGTGCTGTTGGTAATGTTTATTTGTCGGCATTGCCCTTTTGTAAAGCACGTCCAAAAAGAATTAGCGCAGTTAGGAAAAGATTATTTTACAGGTGATTTAGCGATCGTTGCCATCAGTGCTAACGATGCAAAGAATTATCCAGATGATGCGCCAGAGTCGTTACAAGCATTTGTTACAGAACAAGGGTTTAATTTTACATTATGCTACGACGAGAGCCAGGAAACGGCAAAGGCTTATACAGCAGCTTGCACACCAGATTTTTTTGTATTTGATGACCAACGCCAACTTGTTTATCGGGGGCAATTAGACGATAGCCGTCCGAGTAATGGTAAACCTGTAACAGGCGCAGATTTACGCGCAGCCATTGAAGCAGCGCTGGCGGGTAAACCTGTTACAAGCGAGCAAAAGCCGAGTGTTGGTTGCAATATTAAATGGAAACCTGGAAATCAACCCAGTTATTTTGGTTGA
- a CDS encoding efflux RND transporter permease subunit, whose product MWIVKIALRLPYTFAIAALMIVILGVVTIFGTAVDIFPAINIPVVSIVWTYTGTTSEEMAQRIVTISERAMTTTVGDIEHIESQSLSGVSVVKVFFQPSVNIASAVAQITSVSQTILRPLPPGITPPFIIQYNASSVPIIQMSVSSKNLPEQALNDYATNFVRTQLATVQGASVPLPYGGKPRQIMVDIDPQAMLAKGVSAQDVTNAVSAQNLVLPAGDMKIGTRDFAVQINNSPDVVSALNDLPIKQVNGNVTYIRDVAQVRDGFAVQANIVRENGRRSSLLSILKSGNASTIDVIDRVKKTLPRIQSTLPPGLNLAFLFDQSVFVKASIQGVLKEGLIAGCLTALMILVFLGSWRSTVIVAVSIPLSMLVSIIVMSRLGQTFNIMTLGGLSLAVGILVDDATVEIENIHRNLGQGKPIKRAILDGAQQIATPALVATLCICIVFVPVVFLSGVAKYLFVPLAMAVVFAMLASYVLSRTVVPTMANYFLPHEAHLHRESEDHNGHSDRHNIDSPVQNNNGRDNHRIDSPVQNNNGYGDRHTHSPIEIHDSRDNHHSHSSVQNNNGRDNHHQTEEATTKTAEPVKKDWIWRLHEKFNRQFEKFRSWYYDVLTSALNHRRIVFVLFGAFIVSAGVLLPFVGQDFFPEVDGGQFSLHVRALPGTRLEETERIVSQVEGVIRQTVPKENLSKILDNIGLPNSGINLTYGYNGATIGPADADILVSLKESGSTFSYVKQLRQKLKATFPNYTFFFEPADIVTQILNFGLPAAVDVQISGPLQNSKANFEIAKQIEARMTLIPGAVDVHMQQVVDAPELRLNVDRTEAQQLGMTQRDVANSVLTSLSSSGQAAINQWLDPKKGVSYTLAVQVPQYKIDSIDSLKNTPVSNGQTAPQLLGNLASVKRDTVMQVVNHYNIQPVFDIYANSSDRDLGGVARDVDRIIADYQKKLPHGSQINVRGQVQTMNSSFLGLGFGLVFAIVLVYCLMVVNFQSWLDPLIIMMALPSALAGIVWMLFVTRTTFSVPSLMGAIMSIGVATSNSILLITFANDQRLEGQNAYKAAQAAGHTRLRPVLMTALAMLIGMVPMSLGLGEGGEQNAPLGRAVIGGLSAATIATLIFVPVVYSMLRRKQPRPIDQDDDDLNFSDPQTAYSLSSSQGKE is encoded by the coding sequence ATGTGGATCGTCAAAATTGCTTTACGTCTTCCATATACATTCGCGATCGCTGCCTTGATGATTGTGATCTTGGGTGTAGTAACGATATTTGGCACAGCGGTTGACATTTTTCCCGCAATCAACATTCCAGTTGTCAGCATAGTTTGGACTTATACTGGTACGACATCTGAGGAAATGGCACAGCGAATCGTGACAATTAGCGAACGTGCCATGACAACAACTGTTGGGGACATCGAACACATTGAGTCTCAATCCTTAAGTGGTGTTAGTGTCGTCAAGGTTTTCTTCCAACCGAGCGTCAATATAGCCTCAGCCGTCGCTCAAATCACCTCTGTCAGCCAAACAATTCTCCGCCCTTTGCCACCCGGGATCACGCCGCCATTCATCATTCAGTACAACGCTTCCAGCGTGCCGATTATCCAGATGAGTGTGAGCAGCAAAAACTTGCCGGAACAAGCGCTCAACGACTATGCTACCAACTTCGTCCGCACCCAGTTAGCAACAGTACAAGGGGCGAGTGTACCTTTGCCCTATGGTGGTAAACCTCGGCAAATTATGGTTGATATCGATCCCCAAGCGATGTTGGCTAAAGGTGTTTCTGCCCAAGACGTGACTAACGCTGTCAGTGCCCAAAACTTGGTTTTGCCCGCAGGCGATATGAAGATAGGCACTCGCGACTTCGCCGTACAAATCAATAATAGTCCAGATGTAGTGTCAGCCCTCAACGACTTGCCAATTAAGCAAGTCAATGGGAACGTGACTTACATTCGCGATGTGGCGCAGGTACGGGATGGCTTTGCCGTGCAAGCGAACATAGTACGTGAAAATGGCAGGCGATCGAGCTTACTGAGTATTCTCAAGAGTGGCAATGCCTCAACTATTGATGTGATTGATCGGGTGAAAAAAACTTTGCCTCGCATCCAATCCACTTTACCCCCAGGACTGAATTTAGCCTTTTTGTTCGATCAATCTGTATTCGTTAAAGCTTCGATTCAAGGCGTTCTCAAAGAAGGATTGATTGCGGGGTGTCTCACGGCGCTAATGATTCTGGTTTTCTTAGGAAGTTGGCGCAGCACTGTAATTGTAGCTGTATCGATTCCCCTCTCGATGCTGGTTTCGATTATTGTGATGAGTCGTTTGGGACAAACTTTCAACATTATGACTTTGGGTGGTTTGTCCTTAGCTGTCGGTATTCTTGTAGATGATGCCACAGTCGAAATTGAAAATATCCATCGAAATCTTGGACAAGGTAAACCAATCAAGCGAGCAATCTTGGATGGAGCTCAACAAATCGCAACTCCAGCACTTGTAGCAACATTATGTATTTGTATTGTCTTTGTGCCAGTTGTGTTTTTGAGTGGAGTGGCAAAATACCTGTTTGTCCCCTTAGCGATGGCGGTAGTATTTGCCATGCTTGCTTCTTATGTGCTATCTCGGACTGTAGTACCGACGATGGCAAATTATTTCCTACCACATGAAGCGCACTTGCATAGAGAAAGCGAGGATCATAATGGTCATAGCGATCGCCATAATATAGATTCGCCAGTCCAAAACAATAATGGTCGTGACAACCATCGTATAGATTCGCCAGTCCAAAACAATAATGGATATGGCGATCGCCACACCCATTCACCAATCGAAATCCATGATAGTCGCGACAACCACCATAGCCATTCGTCAGTCCAAAACAATAATGGTCGCGACAACCACCACCAAACAGAAGAAGCAACAACGAAAACTGCCGAACCTGTTAAAAAAGATTGGATATGGCGGCTGCACGAAAAGTTTAACCGACAATTTGAGAAATTTCGCAGTTGGTACTACGATGTCCTAACCTCAGCATTAAATCACCGTCGCATAGTCTTTGTGCTGTTTGGTGCTTTTATAGTAAGCGCAGGAGTTTTATTGCCGTTCGTCGGTCAAGACTTTTTCCCTGAAGTCGATGGTGGTCAGTTTAGCCTGCATGTTCGAGCCTTACCTGGTACTCGTTTGGAAGAGACAGAAAGAATTGTCAGCCAAGTCGAAGGCGTTATCCGCCAGACTGTACCGAAAGAAAATCTCTCGAAGATTCTAGATAACATCGGCTTACCCAACAGTGGGATTAACCTTACCTATGGCTATAACGGTGCTACAATTGGCCCGGCTGATGCTGATATTCTTGTGTCCCTTAAAGAATCTGGTTCAACTTTTTCTTATGTCAAGCAACTCCGCCAGAAATTGAAAGCGACATTTCCCAATTACACCTTCTTTTTTGAACCGGCTGATATTGTTACTCAAATTCTGAATTTCGGTTTGCCTGCTGCTGTTGACGTGCAAATATCTGGCCCTCTGCAAAACTCAAAGGCCAACTTTGAAATTGCCAAACAAATCGAAGCCCGAATGACGCTTATTCCTGGTGCTGTAGATGTACACATGCAGCAAGTTGTCGATGCTCCAGAGTTACGTCTTAATGTAGATCGCACTGAGGCTCAACAACTGGGTATGACTCAGCGTGATGTTGCCAATAGCGTTCTTACTTCCTTAAGTTCAAGCGGTCAAGCCGCAATTAACCAATGGCTCGATCCCAAAAAAGGTGTGAGTTACACCCTTGCTGTACAAGTTCCCCAGTACAAAATTGACTCTATTGACAGCCTGAAAAATACGCCAGTTAGCAACGGTCAAACTGCACCCCAACTTTTAGGTAATTTGGCTAGTGTTAAACGCGACACAGTGATGCAAGTTGTCAATCACTACAACATTCAGCCAGTTTTCGATATCTACGCCAACTCCTCTGATCGCGATCTTGGGGGAGTTGCCCGCGATGTAGATCGAATCATCGCTGATTATCAGAAAAAATTGCCTCACGGTAGTCAGATTAATGTCCGCGGGCAAGTGCAAACGATGAACTCTTCGTTCTTGGGACTTGGTTTCGGACTTGTATTTGCAATTGTGCTGGTTTACTGCTTAATGGTGGTGAACTTCCAATCTTGGCTTGATCCCCTGATTATTATGATGGCATTGCCGAGTGCTTTAGCTGGTATTGTCTGGATGCTGTTTGTCACCCGCACCACTTTTAGCGTTCCTTCGTTAATGGGTGCAATTATGAGTATAGGTGTGGCGACATCAAACAGTATTCTACTGATCACTTTTGCTAATGACCAGCGTCTAGAAGGGCAAAATGCCTATAAAGCAGCGCAAGCGGCGGGTCACACGCGGTTGCGTCCTGTGTTGATGACTGCCTTAGCCATGCTCATTGGTATGGTGCCAATGTCTCTCGGTCTTGGTGAAGGTGGTGAGCAGAATGCACCCTTGGGTCGCGCTGTAATTGGCGGCTTGTCAGCTGCAACAATTGCTACTCTCATCTTTGTACCTGTTGTATACAGCATGTTACGGCGTAAACAACCTCGTCCTATTGATCAGGATGATGACGATTTAAATTTCTCAGATCCACAGACCGCATATTCCTTGTCATCATCCCAAGGTAAGGAGTAA
- a CDS encoding efflux RND transporter periplasmic adaptor subunit, translating into MDSQPPASPDSQQQTTSKKRRGIGRIGWAVIGAVFFGSLLAIGILPRLSQRSELQAAVKEASTLTSVNIITPRRAAATTNLELPGSVVALNQTTIYARSTGYLRRWYADIGDRVQAGQLLAEIDSPDIDQQVLQAKAEFVQAQANVLQSRASLAKGASDLKQAQANLLIARQSWLRWSVLVKQGAVPQQDADTRYATYQANLANVEAAKNTINSDSANVKAAQANAYAIQANFQRNIVLQSYKKVTAPFAGVITARNVNTGVLISAGSGNSNTSSNTNTSNTNTSNTSLYTIAAYDKLNVNVNVPQSLSPSLQTAQTAEITVKELPQRAFTGKVVRTSNAIDPNTRTLLTQLEVENYNATLRPGMYATVKFAINRTNSPFVVPDSALVVNAGGTQVATLTKDQTVHYQKVVVGRDYGTEVEITSGLTGNESLIATPTVDETEGLRVQPAQTK; encoded by the coding sequence ATGGATTCTCAGCCTCCTGCATCTCCTGATTCTCAACAACAAACGACTTCTAAAAAAAGGCGCGGCATCGGTCGAATTGGTTGGGCTGTAATTGGTGCTGTTTTTTTTGGTAGCCTACTAGCCATAGGTATTCTGCCTCGGTTAAGCCAAAGGTCAGAATTACAAGCAGCAGTCAAGGAAGCAAGCACCTTAACCTCAGTCAACATTATCACTCCTCGTCGCGCTGCTGCTACTACTAATTTGGAACTACCTGGCAGTGTTGTAGCCCTTAACCAAACGACCATCTACGCTCGCAGTACTGGGTATTTGCGGCGGTGGTACGCAGACATTGGCGATCGCGTGCAGGCTGGTCAATTATTAGCAGAGATTGATTCACCAGACATAGATCAGCAAGTTTTGCAAGCAAAGGCAGAGTTCGTGCAAGCACAAGCTAACGTCCTTCAAAGTCGTGCTAGTTTAGCTAAAGGTGCTTCTGATTTGAAGCAAGCCCAGGCTAATCTATTGATCGCACGTCAGAGTTGGCTGCGCTGGAGTGTTCTTGTCAAGCAAGGTGCAGTGCCTCAACAAGATGCAGATACAAGATATGCCACATATCAGGCTAATCTTGCCAACGTTGAGGCAGCAAAAAATACTATCAATTCTGACTCTGCTAACGTCAAAGCAGCACAAGCTAACGCCTACGCCATTCAAGCAAACTTCCAGCGTAATATCGTATTGCAGTCTTACAAGAAAGTCACTGCTCCTTTCGCAGGGGTGATTACCGCACGTAATGTAAATACAGGTGTTTTAATTTCAGCAGGTAGTGGCAACAGCAATACTAGTAGTAACACCAATACCAGCAACACCAATACTAGCAATACCAGCCTTTATACTATTGCTGCTTATGACAAGCTAAATGTGAATGTGAATGTTCCACAGAGTTTATCACCGTCACTTCAGACTGCTCAAACAGCAGAAATTACAGTCAAAGAGTTACCACAACGAGCGTTTACAGGTAAAGTAGTGCGTACTAGCAACGCTATAGATCCAAATACTCGCACTTTGCTGACACAATTAGAAGTGGAGAATTACAACGCGACGTTGCGACCTGGGATGTATGCCACTGTCAAATTTGCGATTAACCGCACTAATAGTCCCTTTGTTGTGCCAGATAGTGCCTTAGTCGTTAACGCCGGAGGTACGCAGGTAGCAACTCTAACTAAAGATCAAACAGTGCATTATCAAAAAGTTGTCGTTGGGCGAGATTATGGTACTGAAGTAGAAATTACATCAGGTCTGACAGGAAATGAATCGCTGATTGCCACTCCTACGGTTGATGAGACAGAGGGTTTGCGCGTGCAGCCAGCACAAACAAAGTAG